In Bradyrhizobium sp. G127, one genomic interval encodes:
- a CDS encoding CusA/CzcA family heavy metal efflux RND transporter, which yields MIDAILLFSVRQRWLVMIGVLLMAGLGVWNFMRLPIDAVPDITNVQVQINTNAPGYSPLEVEQRITFPIETAMGGLPNLVNTRSLSRYGLSQVTVVFKDGTDIYFARQLVNERVQRVKDVLPTGIETAMGPVSTGLGEIYLFTVEAKAGAKKTDGQAYSPTDLRTIQDWIIKPQLRNVSGVIEVNTIGGFEKQFHVLPNPAQLMAYKLSFREVMAALAANNANVGAGYIERNGEQYLVRTPGQVANIDEIKQIVIGSRNGVPVRISDVADVREGKDLRTGAATLDGNEIVLGTAMLLIGENSRSVAQRVAAKLDQIGNSLPDGVVARAIYDRTHLVDATIATVEKNLVEGALLVIVILFLILGNFKAAIATAFVIPLSMLFTITGMFQNKVSANLMSLGAIDFGIIIDGAVIIVENCLRLLAHEQQRKGRILTREERFDTILAGSREVIRPSLFGTLIIAVVYLPVLTLTGVEGKMFTPMALTVLLALLGASILSMTFVPAAVALMVTGRVSEKENWFMRGARHVYVPLLEKSITYRKSVAVFAAVLVVVSGFAASRMGGEFIPSLDEGDIAVQALRVPGTSLTQSLEMQKLLEKRLLKIPEVKETFARTGTAEVATDPMPPSISDGYVMLKPRDQWPDPKKPKSEVVKEVEKAAEEIAGSSYEISQPIQLRFNELISGVRSDVGVKIFGDDLDVLAQVAGQVQSVLQTVQGAADVKTEQVSGLPVLTVKLDRQALARYGISVADVQNLVEIAVGGKTAGLVFEGDRRFDLVVRLPENLRSNVEAIKALPIPLPPLENQAKAMPALWGNSPLAQIRYAPLSELAVIDLAPGPNQISREDGKRRIVVSANVRGRDLGSFVADAQRQIAEKVKLPAGYWIGWGGQFEQLVSATQRLTIVVPIALMLIFILLFVSLGSAPDALLVFSGVPLALTGGIFALILRDIPLSISAGIGFIALSGVAVLNGLVIITFIERLRHEGKKIVEAVEEGALTRLRPVLMTALVASLGFVPMAIATGAGAEVQRPLATVVIGGIISSTLLTLLVLPALYVLFRRETPVSDDAITQH from the coding sequence ATGATCGACGCCATCCTTTTGTTCTCGGTACGCCAGCGATGGCTGGTGATGATCGGCGTGCTGCTGATGGCCGGGCTTGGCGTGTGGAATTTTATGCGTCTGCCAATCGATGCCGTTCCGGACATCACGAACGTCCAGGTCCAGATTAACACGAACGCGCCGGGATACTCACCGCTCGAAGTCGAGCAGCGGATCACCTTTCCGATCGAGACCGCCATGGGCGGACTTCCGAACTTGGTGAACACGCGGTCGTTATCACGCTACGGACTCAGTCAGGTCACGGTCGTCTTCAAGGACGGAACTGACATCTATTTCGCGAGGCAACTCGTCAACGAGCGGGTTCAGCGGGTGAAGGATGTCCTTCCGACCGGCATCGAGACCGCTATGGGCCCCGTGTCGACCGGCCTTGGGGAAATCTATCTGTTCACGGTGGAAGCCAAGGCCGGAGCGAAGAAAACGGACGGACAAGCTTACAGTCCGACCGATCTGCGCACGATTCAGGACTGGATCATCAAGCCGCAACTTCGGAATGTCTCGGGCGTCATCGAGGTCAACACGATTGGCGGCTTCGAGAAGCAATTCCACGTGCTTCCGAATCCCGCGCAGTTGATGGCTTACAAGCTTAGTTTTCGCGAAGTCATGGCCGCGCTCGCGGCCAACAACGCCAACGTCGGCGCGGGGTATATCGAGCGCAACGGCGAACAGTATCTCGTCCGCACGCCGGGTCAGGTCGCGAACATCGATGAGATCAAGCAAATTGTTATCGGATCCCGCAATGGAGTGCCGGTTCGCATCTCCGATGTCGCCGACGTGAGGGAGGGCAAAGATCTACGGACTGGTGCGGCCACGCTCGACGGAAATGAGATCGTATTGGGTACCGCGATGCTCCTGATCGGCGAGAACAGTCGATCCGTTGCGCAGCGCGTTGCCGCCAAGCTCGATCAAATCGGTAACTCCCTTCCGGACGGTGTCGTGGCCCGCGCGATCTATGACCGGACACATCTGGTCGATGCAACGATCGCAACCGTCGAAAAGAACCTCGTCGAAGGCGCGTTGCTGGTCATCGTGATCCTGTTCCTTATTCTCGGAAACTTTAAGGCCGCGATCGCAACTGCCTTCGTAATCCCACTTTCGATGTTGTTCACGATCACTGGGATGTTCCAGAACAAGGTCAGCGCCAATCTTATGAGTCTTGGCGCTATCGATTTCGGCATCATCATCGACGGGGCCGTGATCATCGTGGAGAACTGCTTGCGGCTGCTGGCTCATGAACAGCAACGGAAAGGGCGTATCCTCACACGGGAAGAGCGTTTCGACACGATCCTTGCCGGATCTCGCGAAGTCATCCGGCCGAGCCTCTTTGGCACGTTGATCATCGCGGTGGTCTATCTGCCGGTCCTGACCCTAACGGGCGTCGAAGGCAAGATGTTTACGCCGATGGCGCTGACAGTGCTTCTCGCGCTCCTCGGAGCCAGCATTTTGTCGATGACGTTCGTTCCTGCCGCCGTCGCGCTGATGGTGACCGGGCGAGTATCGGAGAAAGAGAACTGGTTCATGCGCGGTGCGCGACACGTTTACGTGCCGCTTCTTGAGAAATCGATCACGTATCGCAAATCTGTCGCCGTCTTTGCCGCGGTTCTGGTTGTTGTAAGCGGCTTTGCCGCGTCGCGGATGGGCGGCGAATTCATTCCGAGTTTGGACGAGGGAGATATCGCGGTCCAGGCCTTGCGTGTTCCGGGGACCAGCCTGACGCAATCATTGGAGATGCAGAAACTGCTCGAGAAGCGGCTTTTGAAGATCCCGGAGGTCAAAGAGACCTTCGCCCGAACCGGCACCGCGGAGGTCGCGACCGACCCGATGCCGCCATCGATCTCCGACGGCTACGTTATGCTGAAGCCGCGGGACCAGTGGCCGGATCCAAAGAAGCCCAAATCCGAAGTCGTCAAGGAGGTCGAGAAAGCCGCCGAGGAGATCGCGGGAAGCAGCTACGAAATCTCGCAGCCCATTCAGCTTCGCTTCAACGAATTGATTTCGGGGGTGCGAAGCGACGTCGGCGTCAAGATATTCGGGGACGATCTGGACGTGCTGGCGCAGGTCGCTGGGCAGGTTCAGTCCGTTCTCCAGACTGTGCAGGGCGCTGCCGACGTAAAGACCGAGCAGGTCTCGGGTCTTCCGGTTCTGACCGTCAAGCTCGATCGTCAGGCGCTTGCCCGATACGGAATCAGCGTCGCCGACGTCCAGAATCTTGTCGAGATCGCGGTCGGAGGCAAAACCGCAGGTCTCGTCTTTGAGGGCGATCGTCGCTTCGATCTGGTTGTGCGTCTTCCAGAAAATCTCCGGTCGAATGTGGAGGCGATCAAGGCGCTTCCGATTCCGTTGCCGCCGCTCGAGAACCAAGCGAAGGCGATGCCGGCGCTATGGGGTAACTCGCCGCTAGCCCAGATACGATATGCCCCGCTCTCTGAGCTTGCTGTAATCGACCTTGCACCGGGCCCCAACCAAATTAGCCGTGAGGATGGAAAGCGCCGCATCGTCGTCTCAGCAAACGTGCGTGGACGGGACCTCGGATCGTTCGTCGCCGATGCGCAGCGCCAGATCGCGGAAAAGGTCAAACTTCCCGCAGGCTACTGGATCGGCTGGGGCGGACAGTTCGAACAACTCGTCTCTGCGACCCAGCGGCTAACGATTGTCGTTCCCATCGCGCTGATGCTGATCTTCATACTGCTGTTCGTCAGCCTCGGGTCTGCACCGGATGCATTGCTCGTTTTCAGTGGCGTCCCTCTCGCGCTGACCGGAGGGATATTCGCACTGATCTTACGCGACATTCCGCTCTCGATCAGTGCGGGCATCGGTTTCATCGCGCTGTCGGGTGTCGCTGTGCTCAATGGTCTGGTGATCATCACGTTCATCGAGCGGTTGCGCCATGAAGGCAAGAAGATCGTCGAGGCGGTCGAGGAGGGCGCGCTTACGCGGTTGAGGCCAGTGTTGATGACCGCATTGGTCGCTTCGTTGGGATTCGTCCCGATGGCAATCGCGACCGGGGCCGGCGCAGAGGTTCAGCGACCGCTGGCGACCGTTGTTATCGGCGGCATCATTTCTTCGACTCTTCTTACCCTTCTGGTTCTTCCCGCACTCTACGTCCTGTTTAGGCGCGAAACCCCGGTGTCTGACGACGCCATAACTCAACACTGA
- the ihpB gene encoding divalent metal ion exporter adaptor subunit IhpB has product MKISRTMLIIGALIAVGAGVYAFAPSKSAAPATKEAAAGKEEGHGAEGVEMSDAKVAAAGIEVVAASKGTLRDALQLNGILQPNQEALVQVTPRFPGVVREIKKRIGDQVEKGELLAKIESNQSLTVYEMRAPIAGTVIDRQISLGEYASEQKPAFTVADISTVWVDLSVYRRDLPRVKLGDTVLIDIGDGGKPIEAKLSYISPIGSSDTQSALARAVVSNDDLRLRAGLFVSAQLILTAKEVPVVVKSEALQTVENRNVVFVRNGNKFEVRDVELGSRDPEQVEVVFGLLEGDKYAAKNSFVVKAELAKGSASHEH; this is encoded by the coding sequence ATGAAGATTTCCAGAACCATGCTCATTATTGGCGCGCTAATCGCTGTCGGAGCTGGCGTTTATGCTTTCGCTCCGTCCAAATCTGCGGCGCCGGCCACGAAAGAAGCGGCCGCTGGAAAAGAGGAAGGACACGGCGCTGAAGGTGTCGAAATGAGCGACGCGAAGGTCGCTGCCGCAGGCATCGAAGTCGTTGCAGCTTCCAAAGGTACATTGCGCGACGCTCTTCAGTTGAATGGCATCCTGCAACCCAATCAAGAAGCCCTCGTGCAAGTCACGCCCCGCTTTCCGGGCGTGGTACGTGAAATTAAGAAGCGGATCGGAGACCAGGTCGAGAAAGGCGAACTGCTCGCCAAGATCGAAAGCAACCAGAGCCTGACCGTCTACGAAATGCGGGCGCCGATCGCCGGCACGGTGATTGACCGGCAGATTTCGCTCGGCGAGTACGCGTCGGAGCAGAAACCTGCCTTCACGGTTGCCGACATCTCGACCGTCTGGGTGGATCTGTCGGTCTATCGACGTGATCTTCCAAGGGTAAAGCTCGGCGACACGGTCCTTATTGACATCGGAGACGGCGGAAAGCCGATCGAAGCCAAGCTTTCCTACATCTCGCCCATCGGCAGTAGCGACACGCAGAGCGCGCTCGCACGGGCGGTCGTATCGAACGACGACCTTCGGCTGAGAGCCGGCCTGTTCGTTTCCGCCCAGTTGATCTTGACCGCCAAGGAGGTCCCCGTCGTCGTGAAGTCCGAAGCGTTACAGACCGTTGAGAATCGCAATGTCGTCTTCGTGAGAAACGGAAACAAGTTCGAAGTGCGGGACGTGGAACTGGGCTCCCGAGATCCAGAGCAGGTCGAAGTCGTCTTCGGTCTTCTGGAAGGCGACAAGTACGCCGCGAAGAACAGCTTCGTTGTCAAAGCCGAGCTGGCGAAAGGCTCCGCATCTCATGAGCATTGA